A single region of the Malaclemys terrapin pileata isolate rMalTer1 chromosome 2, rMalTer1.hap1, whole genome shotgun sequence genome encodes:
- the LOC128831111 gene encoding cytochrome P450 7B1: MGPWELLQLCTYGLAIATALLLWAACARGRRRRRTGEPPLINGWIPFIGKALTFRKDAFKFLISQQRKFGDVFTVHIAGRYITFIMDPFQYVYVIRNSKQLEFYEFADKMASKTFGYPSLSNFPNLNENLHRIYQYLQGKPLDIISDHMMKNLQHIFEWKCSQATDWKTEKMYKFCSFLMFEASFITLYGRDPAADGHNVISEIRDKFTKFDANFPYLAANIPIELLGVTKKIRKELIHHFLLRNMAKWMGGSEVIQARKDTLEKYELLQDYDKAAHHFAFLWASVGNTIPATFWAMYYLLRHPEALAVVRDEIDHLLQSTGQKKGPGYTIHLTREQLDNLVYLESALNESLRMCSSSMNIRISQEDYILKLGGNQEVSLRKGDWIALYPQILHMDPEVYEDPEVYKFDRYIENGKKKTTFYKGGRKLKYFLMPFGSGISMCPGRFFAMNEMKLFLILFLAHFDIELVENKPIGLNNSRMGLGILLPDSDIAFRYKIRSF; encoded by the exons GAGGACCGGAGAACCCCCGTTAATAAATGGTTGGATTCCTTTCATTGGGAAGGCCTTAACTTTTAGGAAAGATGCTTTCAAATTCTTGATATCTCAGCAACGAAAATTTGGAGATGTTTTCACTGTACACATTGCTG GTAGATATATTACCTTTATCATGGACCCATTCCAGTATGTTTATGTGATCAGAAATAGCAAGCAACTTGAATTTTATGAATTTGCTGATAAAATGGCATCAAAAACTTTTGGCTATCCCTCTTTGTCAAATTTCCCAAACCTAAACGAAAATCTGCATCGAATTTACCAATATCTGCAAGGCAAGCCTTTGGACATAATTTCTGACCACATGATGAAAAATCTCCAGCATATATTTGAATGGAAATGCTCACAAGCAACAGAttggaaaacagaaaaaatgtACAAGTTCTGCAGCTTTCTAATGTTTGAAGCCAGTTTTATAACACTATATGGAAGAGATCCTGCTGCAGATGGCCACAATGTTATTAGTGAAATCAGAGACAAATTTACCAAGTTTGATGCCAACTTTCCCTATTTAGCTGCAAACATACCAATTGAGTTGCTAGGAGTTACCAAGAAGATTCGGAAGGAGCTTATACATCATTTTTTACTTCGGAACATGGCAAAATGGATGGGAGGGTCAGAAGTGATCCAAGCCAGAAAAGATACATTAGAGAAATATGAGCTGCTCCAAGATTATGACAAAGCAG CACATCATTTTGCCTTCCTGTGGGCCTCTGTGGGAAACACGATTCCAGCTACATTCTGGGCCATGTATTATCTTCTGCGGCACCCAGAAGCTCTTGCAGTGGTGCGTGACGAAATTGACCATTTGCTGCAGTCAACAGGTCAAAAGAAAGGGCCTGGATATACCATCCACCTCACCAGAGAACAATTGGACAACCTGGTCTACCTAG AGAGTGCTTTAAACGAGAGTTTACGAATGTGCTCGTCTTCCATGAACATTCGGATCAGCCAAGAGGATTATATTCTCAAGCTTGGAGGAAATCAGGAAGTCAGTTTGAGGAAAGGAGACTGGATCGCTCTTTACCCTCAAATTTTGCACATGGACCCTGAGGTCTATGAAGATCCTGAG GTGTATAAGTTTGATCGTTATATAGAGAATGGCAAGAAGAAAACCACCTTCTACAAGGGGGGAAGAAAGCTGAAATACTTTCTTATGCCTTTTGGCTCTGGAATCAGCATGTGTCCTGGCAGGTTCTTTGCAATGAATGAAATGAAGCTGTTTCTGATTTTATTCTTGGCTCACTTTGACATAGAACTAGTGGAAAATAAGCCCATAGGGCTCAACAACAGTCGTATGGGCCTTGGTATCCTCTTGCCAGACTCTGATATTGCCTTTCGTTACAAGATAAGGTCTTTTTAG